A genome region from Arthrobacter agilis includes the following:
- a CDS encoding ArsR/SmtB family transcription factor: METITRSSVLARFGYALSDPTRSRVLLALREAPSYPGDLAEMAGVSKQSLSNHLTCLRGCGLVVAVPEGRRVRYELADPKLGEALTALLDVVAISGPECCCTTKDAHVAGRACC; this comes from the coding sequence ATGGAAACCATCACCCGGTCCTCCGTCCTGGCACGGTTCGGCTATGCGCTCTCGGATCCCACGCGATCCCGGGTCCTGCTGGCACTGCGCGAGGCGCCGTCCTACCCGGGTGACCTCGCCGAGATGGCCGGGGTCAGCAAGCAGAGCCTGTCGAATCACCTGACGTGCCTGCGCGGGTGCGGACTGGTGGTCGCGGTTCCCGAGGGGCGCCGGGTCCGGTACGAGCTCGCGGACCCGAAATTGGGCGAGGCCCTCACCGCCCTGCTGGACGTCGTGGCCATCAGCGGCCCCGAGTGCTGCTGCACCACGAAGGACGCCCATGTCGCAGGAAGGGCGTGCTGCTGA
- a CDS encoding cation transporter: protein MSTHSSITSDRSVRPSPTTERRAVLSRRIRLFVAATITYNVIEAVVAISAGTMASSSALIGFGLDSIVEVLSAAAVAWQFAGRDPEAREKTALRLIAFSFFGLAAFVTFDSVRSLLGGAEADHSPVGIILAAVSLAVMPFLSWAQRRAGRELGSRSAVADSKQTLLCTYLSGVLLVGLLLNSTLGWSWADPIAALVIAAVAIKEGREAWKGDSCCAPSFGTPDTPEGVDSCGSTTAGGTDTPTAAASCACCAHD, encoded by the coding sequence ATGAGCACTCACTCCTCGATCACGTCGGACCGGTCGGTGCGACCCTCCCCGACGACGGAGCGCCGGGCGGTCCTGTCCCGCCGGATCCGCCTGTTCGTCGCGGCGACGATCACCTACAACGTCATCGAAGCCGTCGTCGCGATCAGCGCCGGCACGATGGCGTCCTCCAGCGCCCTGATCGGCTTCGGCCTGGACTCGATCGTCGAGGTCCTGTCGGCGGCCGCCGTGGCGTGGCAGTTCGCCGGCCGCGATCCGGAGGCTCGTGAGAAGACCGCGCTGCGCCTGATCGCGTTCTCCTTCTTCGGGCTCGCCGCGTTCGTGACCTTCGATTCCGTCCGCAGTCTGCTCGGCGGGGCGGAGGCCGATCACTCTCCGGTCGGAATCATCCTTGCAGCGGTCAGCCTTGCCGTGATGCCGTTCCTGTCCTGGGCGCAGCGTCGGGCCGGACGTGAACTCGGTTCCCGCTCCGCCGTCGCGGACTCGAAGCAGACCCTGCTCTGCACGTACCTGTCAGGAGTCCTGCTGGTGGGCCTGCTGCTCAACAGCACCCTCGGTTGGTCCTGGGCCGACCCGATCGCCGCCCTGGTCATCGCCGCCGTCGCCATCAAGGAAGGCCGCGAGGCATGGAAGGGTGACTCGTGCTGCGCCCCGTCGTTCGGAACCCCCGACACCCCCGAAGGCGTTGACTCCTGTGGGAGCACGACGGCCGGTGGCACGGACACCCCGACAGCCGCCGCGTCTTGCGCATGCTGCGCGCACGACTGA